In Macaca fascicularis isolate 582-1 chromosome 15, T2T-MFA8v1.1, one genomic interval encodes:
- the HSPA5 gene encoding endoplasmic reticulum chaperone BiP encodes MKLSLVAAMLLLLSAARAEEEDKKEDVGTVVGIDLGTTYSCVGVFKNGRVEIIANDQGNRITPSYVAFTPEGERLIGDAAKNQLTSNPENTVFDAKRLIGRTWNDPSVQQDIKFLPFKVVEKKTKPYIQVDIGGGQTKTFAPEEISAMVLTKMKETAEAYLGKKVTHAVVTVPAYFNDAQRQATKDAGTIAGLNVMRIINEPTAAAIAYGLDKREGEKNILVFDLGGGTFDVSLLTIDNGVFEVVATNGDTHLGGEDFDQRVMEHFIKLYKKKTGKDVRKDNRAVQKLRREVEKAKRALSSQHQARIEIESFYEGEDFSETLTRAKFEELNMDLFRSTMKPVQKVLEDSDLKKSDIDEIVLVGGSTRIPKIQQLVKEFFNGKEPSRGINPDEAVAYGAAVQAGVLSGDQDTGDLVLLDVCPLTLGIETVGGVMTKLIPRNTVVPTKKSQIFSTASDNQPTVTIKVYEGERPLTKDNHLLGTFDLTGIPPAPRGVPQIEVTFEIDVNGILRVTAEDKGTGNKNKITITNDQNRLTPEEIERMVNDAEKFAEEDKKLKERIDTRNELESYAYSLKNQIGDKEKLGGKLSSEDKETMEKAVEEKIEWLESHQDADIEDFKAKKKELEEIVQPIISKLYGSAGPPPTGEEDTAEKDEL; translated from the exons ATGAAGCTCTCCCTGGTGGCCGcgatgctgctgctgctcagcGCGGCGCGGGCCGAGGAGGAGGACAAGAAGGAGGACGTGGGCACGGTGGTCGGCATCGACCTGGGGACCACCTACTCCTG CGTCGGCGTGTTCAAGAACGGCCGCGTGGAGATCATCGCCAACGATCAGGGCAACCGCATCACGCCGTCCTATGTGGCCTTCACTCCTGAAGGGGAACGTCTGATCGGCGATGCCGCCAAGAACCAGCTCACCTCCAACCCCGAGAACACGGTCTTTGACGCCAAGCGGCTCATCGGCCGCACGTGGAACGACCCATCTGTGCAGCAGGACATCAAGTTCTTGCCGTTCAAG gtggttgaaaagaaaactaaaccaTACATTCAAGTTGATATTGGAGGTGGGCAAACAAAGACGTTTGCTCCTGAAGAAATTTCTGCCATGGTTCTcactaaaatgaaagaaactgcTGAGGCTTATTTGGGAAAGAAG GTTACCCATGCAGTTGTTACTGTACCGGCCTATTTCAATGATGCCCAACGCCAAGCAACCAAAGACGCTGGAACTATTGCTGGCCTAAATGTTATGAGGATCATCAACGAGCC TACGGCAGCTGCTATTGCTTATGGCCTGGATaaaagggagggggagaagaaCATCCTGGTGTTTGACCTGGGTGGCGGAACCTTTGATGTGTCTCTTCTCACCATTGACAATGGTGTCTTCGAAGTCGTGGCCACTAATGGAGATACTCATCTGGGTGGAGAAGACTTTGACCAGCGTGTTATGGAACACTTCATCAAGCTGTACAAAAAGAAGACTGGCAAAGACGTCAGGAAAGACAACAGAGCTGTGCAGAAACTTCGGCGTGAGGTGGAAAAGGCCAAACGGGCCCTGTCTTCTCAACATCAAGCAAGAATTGAAATTGAGTCCTTCTATGAAGGAGAAGACTTTTCTGAGACCCTGACTCGGGCCAAATTTGAAGAGCTCAACATG GATCTGTTCCGGTCTACTATGAAGCCCGTCCAGAAAGTGCTGGAAGATTCTGATTTGAAGAAGTCTGATATTGATGAAATTGTTCTTGTTGGTGGCTCGACTCGAATTCCAAAGATTCAGCAACTGGTTAAAGAGTTCTTCAATGGCAAGGAACCATCCCGTGGCATAAACCCAGATGAAGCTGTAGCATATGGtgctgctgtccaggctggtgtgctcTCTGGTGATCAAGATACAG GTGACCTGGTACTGCTTGATGTGTGTCCCCTTACACTTGGTATTGAAACTGTGGGAGGTGTCATGACCAAACTGATTCCAAGGAACACAGTGGTGCCTACCAAGAAGTCTCAGATCTTTTCTACAGCTTCTGATAACCAACCAACTGTTACAATCAAGGTCTATGAAG GTGAACGACCCCTGACAAAAGACAATCATCTTCTGGGTACATTTGATCTGACTGGAATTCCTCCTGCTCCTCGTGGGGTCCCACAGATTGAAGTCACCTTTGAGATAGATGTGAATGGTATTCTTCGAGTGACAGCTGAAGACAAGGGTACAGGGAACAAAAATAAGATCACAATTACCAATGACCAGAATCGCCTGACACCTGAAGAAATCGAAAGGATGGTTAATGATGCTGAGAAGTTTGCTGAGGAAGACAAAAAACTCAAGGAGCGCATTGATACTAGAAATGAGTTGGAAAGCTATGCCTATTCTCTAAAGAATCAGATTGGAGATAAAGAAAAGCTGGGAGGTAAACTTTCCTCTGAAGATAAGGAGACCATGGAAAAAGCTGTAGAAGAAAAGATTGAATGGCTGGAAAGCCACCAAGATGCTGACATTGAAGACTTCAAAGCTAAGAAGAAGGAACTGGAAGAAATTGTTCAGCCAATTATCAGCAAACTCTATGGAAGTGCAGGCCCGCCCCCAACTGGTGAAGAGGATACAGCAGAAAAAGATGAGTTGTAG